The DNA region CTTGCACCTCCCCACTTGTCGAATCAAAAAGCTCGTTTCTGTCCCTCTATTTTTTCTCCagaatatatcttttttttttcctgttctgTTTTCGAAGCGGTAACCGGTACTTTACTAATTGATGGTTCGATCCGGTTTAGTAGTTTAAACAGCCGGTCCGGTCCAGGGTTTTAGAACACGGTTTGTGGTTTAGTGTGTTGTTCTACTTCTTGTATGTTTGAAAGAATTGAGAGTGATTAAAAGCTCGTTTTCCTATTTGTTATGTATTTCAAAGATTTTTTCTTCTTCGAAATGGCTTCTAACGATATTCAATGTTTCATTTCTTTTAAAGATCTGTATCTGCCTTTTAtgtccttttgttttttttttggacaagaAGTTTATGGAAGAAGACTATTATTGGCCACCAACTCAAGTACAATTGTCCGTACCGTACAGCTGGTACGAGGTTATTGTTCGGCGAGTCCGTTGACTCCGTTTCACAAGTTAACACCAAGACTCTCGCGCTATCAATAAATGCTTTTAATGTAAGAATACGTACGCATCAAAACCAGATCTATACATCAATATTACATTACATCGTGTGAGTATGTCTTAGTTGATGTTATTACGCATtgattatattaattttttaaaatcataatattcaaagaattaaaaagaaaaaacaaaatcttgGGATGATATCAGATAGAAATGTGAAGAAActtgcaaaaaaatataaaattttgggtcgTTCATATTATATATCTCATGGATTTGCTCTTAAAACATTTTCTCCAAGAGAAAAAAAACCCTAACTCTCTTTCTTGCCGATGACGATTCCATCTCTTTTCTTCCATTAAGATAAATAAACCGAATCTTTCTTCCATTGACCTCAAGACTGATCATCGATTCATAGCAAGACCAAAGTCATCATCGTCCATCAACCGAGAAGCAAAGACATTGTGCGTGGATGCTGCGAAATCACCGTCCAACTCTTGTCCTTCTCTCAACCTCTCAATCTTCTCCACAGCATCTCTCATCTCCATCCTCCTCTCTTCGTCCTCTTCGCAACAGCTCAACCCGATTTTCAACAGGCTCAGCATCTCTGCTTTGCAGTTCTTCTTCCCAGTCATTTCCTTGTCAAACACGTCACCCgttttcttctccttcaccATGCTACTCACCCAAGTCACAAGGCTCATGTTAGCATCGTACCCTTGCCTTAGATAATTCTCGGGGAACCGTCCCGTTAAAAGCTCCAAGATCAAAACCCCGAGGCACCAAACATCGGTCTTCTTCGTTATCTGTCCCTTTAAGCTGTACTCTGGCGATTTGTAAGCGATCATTAGGTTATGAGACGGCTCTGAGTTCATCACCGGTCTTAGCGCGTAGTCTGTTAAAAGAGGCTCAAATGATTCGTCAAGTACGACATTAGATGACTTGAGATGACCGTGAGGGATCGTCAGTGTAGGTAGCTCCTTGAACAAGTAACCTAAACCCTTAGCCACTCCTTGTATAATCTTTAGCCTTGTTGGCCAATCCAATCCAGGTTGATCCACAGAATGATTCGCTGAAAACAGAGCATTTTTTTTTAGCGTAGAGACAAAGAAAAAGTAATTATTTGACATTTTACGTACCGTGAAGATGTCTAGCCAAGCTGCGGTTAGGCATGAACTCAGCGATCAAGAGCTTCTCTTCTCTACGGTAATAGTAAGCCACAATAGGCAACAGATTCGGATGGCTAAGTCTCCCTAACCGTCTTATATGCTCATGAAACTCATCTCTTCCGACGTTGTTCATATGTTTATACCTCTTCACGACCAGCGTCTGTCCGCTGTTAATCCCTGCTTTATAAGAAGCACCGAAGCTTCCACTCCCAAGAACTTCAGCAGAAGCTCTCAGAAGATCTTGAAGATCAAATCTCTGAATGTCCTCTTGCAGAAACAGTAGTTTCCCCTGATCCGGTactgctcctccacctcctcctcctctcctgcTAGTGTAGCTAGTAACCGAGTCCCCAGCTCTCTCCATGTTCACGGATTGACCATAATTGAACTTCTCTATCCTGTCTTGTCCCGCTGATGGACAAGCCGACAAGATCTTCCGTGTTCTGTTTTGAAGGAGGAAAACCACAAGCGAGATGAGAAGTAGTATTATCCCAATGACAATCAAAACGATTGCAACCGTGAACATAGTTTGGATCTTGTCCTTCTCCGTTGAACTAGGAGGAGGATCCGGAATAGACCATGAAGCCGCTGAGCATGAGATTAATGGAGGATCACACAAGGCCTTGTTCCCTGAAATGTTTCCAACAACgtaataataaataaagctTCTTGTGTTTCAAAATGCAAAGAACTTGAAACGTTTGTTTTAGTTAACCTGCAAAGGAGCCAGGGTCCATGTCGCGTAGGCTTTTGGGAATAGGTCCTTCGAGGTCATTGTTCTCGAAGCTAGCTAACTTGAGATTCTTCGGTTTAAAATCAGGTATGTTCCCTTGAAACTGATTACCATTAAGCTTCACCTCTAAAAGCATTGGCAAAGAAGCTAAAGAGGAAGGGATCTTTCCACGAAACGCGTTGTTCGCCAGCAAAAGCTTCTTTAAATGATTCAAACCATCAAAGGCATCAGCGGGTATCTCCCCTGTGAACCAGTTGTTAGACAAGTACAATGACCTCAACGAAACGAGTTTCTTGACGGATGGCATTGCACCGTTGAAGTTGTTGTTCATGAAGCTTAAGGTTCGTAGGTTCTTGATTGGAACCAACGGTTCAAGGTCTAGCTTCCCGGTTAAATCCATTCCTTCGAGTTGTAGTCCCCAAACATAGCCGGTAAAACAGAGAACACCGAACCAGTTCGGGGAGTTTCGCTTGCAAGGAGCGGTCAAAGGATCCCAACTGCTAATGACGGAAGCATTTGCTAATGTGTCTTTGAATCTCAAGAGGCAATCTGCGTCTGAACCTGGCACAACCTTGTGTTCCTGAGAGATG from Raphanus sativus cultivar WK10039 unplaced genomic scaffold, ASM80110v3 Scaffold1234, whole genome shotgun sequence includes:
- the LOC108860962 gene encoding pollen receptor-like kinase 4, producing the protein MLTWENRVTLARNIAVKKKLPFIAFLIIVLCQVTMVISQEHKVVPGSDADCLLRFKDTLANASVISSWDPLTAPCKRNSPNWFGVLCFTGYVWGLQLEGMDLTGKLDLEPLVPIKNLRTLSFMNNNFNGAMPSVKKLVSLRSLYLSNNWFTGEIPADAFDGLNHLKKLLLANNAFRGKIPSSLASLPMLLEVKLNGNQFQGNIPDFKPKNLKLASFENNDLEGPIPKSLRDMDPGSFAGNKALCDPPLISCSAASWSIPDPPPSSTEKDKIQTMFTVAIVLIVIGIILLLISLVVFLLQNRTRKILSACPSAGQDRIEKFNYGQSVNMERAGDSVTSYTSRRGGGGGGAVPDQGKLLFLQEDIQRFDLQDLLRASAEVLGSGSFGASYKAGINSGQTLVVKRYKHMNNVGRDEFHEHIRRLGRLSHPNLLPIVAYYYRREEKLLIAEFMPNRSLARHLHANHSVDQPGLDWPTRLKIIQGVAKGLGYLFKELPTLTIPHGHLKSSNVVLDESFEPLLTDYALRPVMNSEPSHNLMIAYKSPEYSLKGQITKKTDVWCLGVLILELLTGRFPENYLRQGYDANMSLVTWVSSMVKEKKTGDVFDKEMTGKKNCKAEMLSLLKIGLSCCEEDEERRMEMRDAVEKIERLREGQELDGDFAASTHNVFASRLMDDDDFGLAMNR